A genomic stretch from Desulfotignum balticum DSM 7044 includes:
- the hcp gene encoding hydroxylamine reductase, which produces MFCYQCEQTAKGTGCDVLGVCGKKPEVADLQDLLLYSLMGLSQVVLEGIRFGIQDRRYGKFTVKAAFSTLTNVDFDPERFVDLIQQAVALREEIKKELKSSSHDLRLEEGPATFEPAATLDELLGQAASVGLFSYPADNPDILSLKHTVLFGIKGVAAYADHAQILGQEDDDVYHFIFKGLAAIQQTGLNLDDWVKLTLDCGKAAYRAMELLDAGNTQTYGHPIPTKVPLGHKKGKAILVSGHDLKDLEELLKQTRGKRIFVYTHGEMLSLHGYPKLKAYDHFYGHFGTAWQNQTKEFPDFPGPILMTTNCLQRPGKTYQDHLFTSGMVGWPDIPHIPDADFQPVIDRALAMSGFEEDADKGAVMVGFARHAILDKADDILAAVKAGRIRHFFLVAGCDGAKPGRNYYTEFVEKLPKDCIVMTLACGKYRFFDKDLGDIDGIPRLLDVGQCNDAYSAIQIALALSRALDTNVNDLPLSMILSWYEQKAVCILLALLYLGIRDIRLGPSLPAFITPNILNFLVERFNIMPIKTPDEDIREILG; this is translated from the coding sequence ATGTTTTGTTATCAATGTGAGCAGACGGCAAAAGGAACAGGGTGTGATGTTCTGGGTGTCTGCGGGAAAAAACCGGAAGTGGCGGATCTGCAGGACCTGCTTTTGTACAGCCTTATGGGGCTTTCCCAGGTGGTGCTAGAAGGCATCAGGTTCGGCATACAGGATCGACGTTATGGGAAATTTACCGTTAAAGCCGCCTTTTCAACTTTAACCAATGTGGATTTTGATCCCGAACGGTTTGTGGACCTTATCCAGCAGGCTGTTGCGTTGCGGGAAGAGATTAAGAAAGAACTGAAAAGCAGCAGCCATGACTTGCGGCTGGAAGAAGGTCCTGCCACATTTGAACCGGCAGCCACGTTAGATGAACTGCTGGGCCAGGCAGCTTCCGTGGGATTGTTTTCATACCCGGCGGACAACCCGGATATTTTGTCATTAAAACACACGGTATTGTTCGGCATTAAAGGGGTGGCCGCATATGCAGACCATGCCCAGATTCTGGGACAGGAAGATGATGATGTTTATCATTTTATATTCAAGGGGCTGGCTGCCATCCAGCAGACCGGACTGAATCTGGACGACTGGGTCAAACTGACCCTGGACTGCGGCAAGGCGGCATACCGGGCCATGGAACTATTGGATGCCGGCAATACTCAAACATACGGTCATCCGATACCCACAAAGGTTCCCCTGGGACATAAAAAAGGCAAAGCCATCCTGGTATCTGGTCACGATCTCAAAGATCTTGAAGAACTGCTCAAACAGACCCGGGGCAAGAGAATTTTTGTCTATACCCATGGGGAAATGCTCAGTCTCCACGGGTATCCGAAACTAAAAGCATATGACCATTTTTACGGACATTTCGGCACGGCATGGCAGAACCAGACCAAGGAATTTCCTGATTTCCCCGGCCCAATCCTGATGACCACCAATTGTCTCCAGCGGCCCGGGAAAACCTACCAGGATCACCTGTTTACATCCGGTATGGTGGGATGGCCGGATATCCCCCATATCCCGGACGCCGATTTTCAGCCCGTGATCGACCGGGCACTGGCTATGTCCGGGTTTGAAGAGGATGCCGACAAGGGCGCCGTCATGGTAGGGTTTGCCAGACATGCCATTCTCGATAAGGCTGATGATATACTTGCCGCTGTCAAGGCAGGCAGGATCCGCCATTTTTTCCTGGTGGCCGGTTGTGACGGTGCCAAACCCGGACGTAATTATTATACCGAGTTTGTGGAAAAATTACCAAAAGACTGTATTGTTATGACGCTTGCCTGCGGGAAATACCGCTTCTTTGACAAGGATCTGGGTGATATTGACGGCATACCGCGTCTTCTGGATGTAGGGCAATGTAATGATGCCTATTCGGCCATCCAGATCGCCCTGGCACTTTCCAGGGCACTGGATACCAATGTCAATGACCTTCCCTTGTCCATGATTTTATCCTGGTATGAGCAGAAAGCGGTCTGTATTCTTCTGGCGCTTTTGTATCTGGGAATTCGGGATATCCGCTTAGGCCCAAGCCTTCCGGCGTTTATCACACCCAATATACTGAACTTTCTGGTGGAAAGATTTAATATCATGCCCATAAAAACACCGGACGAAGATATCAGGGAGATCCTGGGATAA
- a CDS encoding desulfoferrodoxin, translating to MAQRKQVYKCDVCGNMIEVLHGGEGDLVCCGEDMTLFEEKSAAEEGKEKHVPVIEAADGGVTVKVGSNPHPMEEKHYIEWIEILDGDDSCRHFLKPGQAPETFFATKNQKVTAREYCNVHGLWKS from the coding sequence ATGGCACAAAGAAAACAGGTTTACAAATGCGACGTATGCGGAAACATGATTGAAGTCCTTCACGGCGGTGAAGGCGATTTGGTATGTTGCGGGGAGGACATGACGCTTTTTGAGGAAAAATCCGCCGCAGAGGAAGGCAAGGAAAAACATGTGCCTGTTATTGAGGCAGCAGACGGTGGGGTCACCGTGAAAGTGGGGAGCAACCCCCATCCCATGGAGGAAAAACATTATATCGAATGGATCGAAATTCTTGATGGGGATGATTCCTGCCGCCATTTTCTAAAACCCGGCCAGGCCCCGGAAACTTTTTTTGCCACGAAAAACCAAAAGGTGACAGCCCGCGAATACTGTAATGTTCATGGGTTGTGGAAATCATGA
- a CDS encoding DHH family phosphoesterase: MSSTRDNVRRFFEQFKPNAKVLVIINADPDAIGSAMAVKRLLWRRVSEVAIAHFNRISRPDNLALIQLTDVGLRNLAEVDKAQFDHFVIVDSQPDHNEAFAGITYTAIIDHHPLTRAEAAYTDIRPGYGTCSTLLTEYLKSWKIKPSAKLAAALMMGIKTDTADFTRQATLKDIRAFQYLYKFADNNIVTKVERAFYTDEDLDFLGTAIRKRRVVNNRVFFHAGNISKPDELVMVADFFLTIAGINWSIVSGVVDRKLIVILRNDGLRKGAGNTAKEAFSKYGSAGGHKTMARAELSLHLIRKDTGTAAQKFLAGWIMDRIEKTAGKKIE; this comes from the coding sequence TCCGGATGCCATTGGTTCGGCCATGGCAGTCAAACGCCTGTTGTGGCGCAGGGTGTCTGAAGTGGCCATCGCCCATTTCAACCGCATCAGCCGGCCGGATAACCTGGCATTGATTCAGCTCACCGACGTCGGGCTCAGGAACCTGGCAGAAGTGGACAAAGCCCAGTTCGATCATTTTGTGATCGTGGATTCCCAGCCGGATCACAATGAGGCGTTTGCCGGCATCACCTATACCGCCATCATCGATCATCATCCCTTGACCCGGGCCGAAGCCGCCTATACAGATATCCGCCCCGGATACGGCACCTGCTCCACCCTGTTGACCGAATACCTGAAATCCTGGAAAATCAAGCCATCCGCCAAGCTGGCAGCCGCCCTGATGATGGGTATTAAAACCGATACGGCGGACTTTACCCGCCAGGCCACACTCAAGGACATCCGGGCGTTTCAATATCTGTATAAATTTGCGGACAACAATATTGTCACCAAGGTGGAGCGGGCGTTTTATACGGATGAGGACCTGGATTTTTTAGGCACAGCCATCAGAAAACGGCGGGTGGTCAACAACCGGGTCTTTTTTCATGCCGGCAACATTTCCAAACCGGATGAACTGGTCATGGTGGCGGATTTTTTCCTGACCATTGCCGGGATCAACTGGTCCATTGTTTCCGGGGTGGTGGACCGAAAACTGATTGTTATTCTCAGAAACGATGGCCTGCGAAAAGGGGCGGGCAATACAGCCAAAGAAGCCTTTTCAAAATATGGTTCCGCAGGCGGTCACAAAACCATGGCCCGGGCGGAATTGTCCCTTCACCTGATCCGAAAGGATACCGGCACTGCAGCCCAAAAATTTCTGGCCGGCTGGATCATGGACCGGATTGAAAAAACCGCGGGAAAAAAAATCGAATAA